The following coding sequences lie in one Thermomicrobium sp. 4228-Ro genomic window:
- the purM gene encoding phosphoribosylformylglycinamidine cyclo-ligase → MESLSYARTGVDLTRAEAVKARIARAVEETFTRDVLRPLGLFGGVFAAPGSDGQLALVATIDSVGTKILVANVWGVHEGIGIDLVHHSANDLLACGAFPLFFLDYFATARLDDRVLEELVRGMTRACRDLGCALIGGETAQLPGIYTPGAYDLAGCMVGVVPVDRIVDGSRIVPGDVVLGLPSNGLHTNGYSLARASLGMTGNPERDRSILEEIPPWADRPLGELLLQPHRCYVPLLRESLGNEGLHGMAHITGGGLVENIARIVPSGCRVEIDSRTWEIPEIFGEIQRRGQIDTAEMFRVFNMGVGFVVIGEAAFIADLRSRLGEGWILGRVLAADGPRVVLRYGEQDDTVLVA, encoded by the coding sequence GTGGAATCGCTGTCGTACGCTCGGACTGGCGTGGATTTGACCCGCGCAGAAGCGGTCAAGGCGCGCATCGCACGGGCGGTCGAGGAGACATTTACCCGCGACGTGCTGCGCCCCCTGGGATTATTCGGTGGCGTCTTCGCTGCACCGGGAAGCGACGGACAGCTCGCACTCGTTGCGACGATCGACAGTGTGGGGACAAAGATCCTGGTAGCGAACGTGTGGGGGGTTCACGAAGGTATCGGCATCGATCTCGTCCACCACAGTGCGAACGACCTGCTCGCATGCGGTGCTTTTCCGCTGTTCTTTCTCGACTACTTCGCGACTGCCCGGCTCGACGACCGCGTTCTCGAGGAACTCGTCCGTGGCATGACGCGGGCATGTCGGGATCTGGGCTGCGCGTTGATCGGTGGAGAAACCGCACAGCTACCGGGCATCTACACCCCTGGTGCGTACGATCTGGCTGGCTGTATGGTCGGCGTCGTCCCCGTCGACCGGATCGTCGACGGTTCCCGTATCGTCCCGGGGGACGTGGTGCTCGGGCTTCCGAGCAACGGGCTGCACACCAATGGGTACTCTCTGGCGCGCGCGAGTCTGGGAATGACCGGCAATCCGGAACGAGATCGGTCGATTCTCGAGGAAATACCGCCCTGGGCTGACCGACCACTCGGTGAGCTGCTGCTTCAGCCGCACCGATGCTACGTGCCACTTCTGCGCGAGTCGCTCGGGAACGAGGGGCTCCACGGCATGGCCCATATTACGGGCGGAGGCCTCGTCGAGAATATCGCACGCATCGTTCCCTCTGGTTGCCGAGTCGAGATCGACTCGCGGACGTGGGAAATCCCGGAAATCTTCGGCGAAATTCAACGCCGTGGGCAGATCGACACGGCGGAAATGTTCCGCGTCTTCAATATGGGGGTCGGCTTCGTCGTGATCGGCGAAGCGGCCTTTATCGCAGACCTTCGATCCCGACTCGGCGAGGGCTGGATTCTCGGAAGGGTCCTCGCAGCAGATGGACCGCGCGTGGTTCTGCGCTATGGGGAGCAGGACGATACTGTCCTCGTCGCGTAA
- a CDS encoding roadblock/LC7 domain-containing protein, with protein sequence MSELVQRLQKDYGLEAALVVTTDGLLVEAASAPGTELDSEAIAANAVSGLLMLEALGQELGSSPRQAIVEFDRHLLLIAPLDQDTALVLVAQGSGNLGRLRLALRRIGPQLEQLARSGAL encoded by the coding sequence ATGAGCGAACTGGTACAGCGGTTGCAGAAAGACTACGGTCTCGAGGCCGCGCTGGTGGTGACCACCGACGGTCTCCTCGTCGAAGCAGCTTCGGCACCTGGCACGGAACTGGACAGCGAGGCGATCGCCGCCAACGCGGTGAGCGGCTTGCTCATGCTGGAAGCACTCGGGCAGGAACTCGGTAGTTCCCCGCGTCAAGCGATCGTCGAGTTCGACCGTCACTTGCTCTTGATCGCGCCCCTGGATCAGGACACGGCACTCGTCCTGGTCGCACAGGGCAGCGGGAATCTGGGACGCTTGCGGCTTGCCCTGCGTCGTATCGGCCCACAGCTCGAACAGCTGGCACGCTCGGGAGCACTGTGA